The following DNA comes from Rhodanobacter sp. AS-Z3.
CGACAGCCATCAGGTGATCCGCTTCCCGTCGAAATTCGGCAGCGAAGATCCGCTGGTATCGGCCGCCCGCTCACAGATCCGCGGCCTGCTCGAACACGCCATCGACGAACTGCCGCCGGCGTTCCGCACGGTCTACATGATGCGCGACGTGGAAGAGTGTTCGGTCGAGGAAACCGCCACCATGCTGGCGATCAAGCCGGAGACGGTGAAGACCCGGCTGCATCGCGCCCGCCGGCTGTTGCGTGCATCACTGCACGGTCAGTTGGCCAACACCATGAGCGAAGCGTTCCCGTTCATGGGTCAGCGCTGCGCCCGGGTCACTGCTGCCGTGATGGCGCGGCTCGAAGACGCGCAGCCGACCTGACACTGGCAGTAGGGCGGGCACAGCCCGCCGCTGTTGT
Coding sequences within:
- a CDS encoding RNA polymerase sigma factor is translated as MSAHAHVATVDYAALDDNALVALVRSGQREAFRHIMQRCNQRLFRVARAVLGEDAEAEDVLQESYMRAYNKLDSFRGDSSLATWLTTIVLNEARGRLRKRHTMVDLEQVDAAPDDSHQVIRFPSKFGSEDPLVSAARSQIRGLLEHAIDELPPAFRTVYMMRDVEECSVEETATMLAIKPETVKTRLHRARRLLRASLHGQLANTMSEAFPFMGQRCARVTAAVMARLEDAQPT